Within the Fischerella sp. PCC 9605 genome, the region GAAAATTCGTTGAATTATCATGCATTTTTTGGAATGTTTGATAACCAATTTCCTCAACTATCTCCAAAGAGTAAATAATTAAATCTGGGTATTGTTCTTTAGCTAAATATGAACCCATGAAAATATTCTTTGCTTCAATCACATGAAAATTATTATCTCTGAGAAATTCACATAATAGATTACGAAAATAGCGATCACCTTCAACAACTAAAATGTTCTTCATAATTTTTGAGTGTTTGAGTTATTTTCTAATCATCAGACAATGTAATTGATGCTGATGATGATCAAAGGGTGGTGATTTTATCGATTAAATTTGTTTAACTTGATTGTTTAACCCAATCACGCACCCTAATTAAAAATGATAAGAAGTATTAGGTTTTGCTGGTGATTACAGGTATCTATTTTGTTTGATTGATGGCAAAGTAGTATCAATCATTTAATTCCATCAATTCTTTTGATTGAAAATTAGTCGCTACAGGTTGAGAACATCCTGTAATATGAGGACTGATAGAACAAATAGCATCTGTGGTTGTTTCAAAACAATTTGATAACCCAATTGTTTTTAACAATCCTGAACGTTCTAGTAGTTGTTTAACTTGGGGTTGTAAACCTGTGAGAATTAAGCGGCAGTTATGCCGTTTCAAGTCGTGGTAAATATCCTCTAAAGCGACTAATCCAGTCGTATCCATATTTGGCACAAACCGCATCCGTAAAATTAAATACTTCACTTCCGGCTCATCTCGGAGGAAGGTAACAAACCTTTCCGCAGCACCAAAAAATAAAGGGCCATCTACCCGATAAACAGCAATTTCTTTGCCTAATTCCAGAGGAGTACCGGGGGGAAATACTTCTGTTTCAGATATTTTGGCTAGGCTTAAATCGCTCATCCGTTTGATAAACAAGACTCCGGCTGCAATCAATCCCACTTCGACAGCAAGAACTAAGTCAAACAAGATTGTCACCAGCCAGGTGAGAATCATCACAGCAAAGTCGGAGTAGGTAGCACGTACCAGTAAGCCAATGGCTTCCCACTCAATCATCCGCACGCTAACTACCATCAAAATGCCAGCAAGTGCTGCCAGAGGAATCTTTGCCGCTAAGGGTGCTAAAGTTAAGACGATCATGGCTAAGGCAATACCGTGAATTACCCCAGACAGTCGGGTTTTACCGCCAGAACGGACATTGACAGCAGTCCGAGCGATCGCACCTGTGGCTGGAATGCCACCAAAAAATGGAACAATAATATTTGCTATCCCTTGACCAATTAATTCGCGATCGCTATTGTGTTTCTCGCTCACGGTCATACCATCAGCTACTACCGCCGATAGCAACGATTCAATACTTCCCAGTGCCGCCAAAGCCAAAGCAGGATTAATGAGTTCTCGAATCAAGCTAAAATCATCCCAGTGGGGAATACCTTGGGGCATGGGTAAAGATTGCGGAATGCTGCCAATTGTGGGTACATCGAGATGAAAATAAACAGCTATTGCTGTTGCTAACACCAACCCCACTAAAGAACCTGGTATTTTTGTATTAATCCTGGGCCACAACAGCTTGGTTACAACTACCACCATTGCCAGCACAACTGCTGCCCAGTTGACAGCTTCTACATGAGTTACAGTTTGCCAAATTCCCGACAGAAAATGTTCGCTACGCGTTAGTTGTAAACCAAAGAAATTATTTAACTGACCACAAAAAATAATGACGGCAATACCATTAGTAAAACCTGCCGTCACTGGATAGGGAATAAACTTTACTAGCCGTCCAAGTTTGGCAACTCCCAAGGCTACCTGGATAATGCCAGCCATTACTCCAGCTATCCAAACTTTCTCAATGCCGTACTTGGCAACAATTCCCACCAAGATAACAGCCATTGCACCTGTTGGCCCTGTAATCTGTACTGGCGAACCACCAAAAATTGCCGCTACAATTCCTGCCACAATAGCGGTGTAAAGTCCAGCTTTTGGTTCTACTCCACTTGCCACCGCAAAGGCTAAAGCCAAAGGCAAGGCTACCACTGCTGCTGTCAGTCCTCCCGTCAAATCGCCGCGCAGTCCACCAAACAAGCGACCCAGACGCAAAAGCTGTGGTTCTTCAAAGGTATCAGATGTTGCCATATTGTCCGTTTCAACTCTCATACACAATTTTATTGATGCACACACAGGTGTTATTCCATTCTTTCCAAGGCCTCACGCACATCAACAAGATGGTTATTAAACACCTCCAGTGCTGCATCCAGCACCTTGAAAATAGCCTGATCGCGAATCGAGTAAAAGACGTAGTTACCTTGTTTGCGACTCGTTACCAGATTGAGCCGACGTAGCACTCCCAACTGCTGAGATATTGACGAAGCATCTATTTCTAGCCACTCGGCAATATAATTCACGTTTTGTTCACCCTGTCGCAGAGTATCCAAGATTTGAATCCGCACAGGGTTAGACAGAACCTTGAAAAAGTCTGCCTTGAAGTAACTAGGCTCAAAGAGCATCTTAATATCTCTCTATCTTCAAAGTCTTGCAGACAGTTTAGCACTTATGTTATTGTTCAGCAAGAGATATGACTCTGGCAACAACCAGACAAAGCAATACCTTTAAACCTCACACCAATTTGAAAAATGACTGTGACAGTATAGATTGCTGAATTAATTGTTTGAGTAAATCAGATCATATTTTTCATCTAAGGACGCAAAATGGAAATCAAAATTTTTGATGTAGATTGTGGTTTTTGTGCATTAATTGTTGCTGACAATAATCATGCGGCACTCATTGATTGTGGCTATAATGAGCGAACGGGATTTCGACCAAGCAACTATATTATGAATAGTAATTTGTTGGTGCTAGAACACTTAATTATTTCTAATCTTAGCGACGATAACCTAGCCGATCTACCCTACCTAATGGGCAAGGATTTTCAAAGTCAATTTCCTACTAAATTTTTGATTAAAAATCCTTCATTTCATGCTAATAACTTACCAGAAATAGGGATTCGTAATAATGCCAGAACAGGGAGAATAAATCTTTTAAGCTTAATCAGCGATTGCGATCAAGCAAAGATTATTCATCATAGAATAGGGAACATCAGTTTTACTTTTTTCTTTAACAATTACCCCGACTTTTTAGACTATAATAATTTGAGCTTAGTCACCTTTGTCGATTACTTCGATATCAGCATAATTTTTCCCGGTAATTTGACACATAAAGGTTGGTATTCTCTTCTAGGAAATTCATCATTTCGGGAGCATTTGAGACGAGTCAATTTTTTTGTGGCATCTAATCATGGACAAGAAAGTGGATATTTACCAAAAATTTTTGATTACTGTAAACCCGATCTAGTAATAATTTCTAACAATTGGAATCAGCCTATTAAACCAGAAATTAAAAATAAGTATATCAGACATGCTAAAGGTTTCAAAATAGTGAATGAGAATCAAAAATTGCTCACTACCAGCGAACATGGGAATATCACAATTTCTAAGCCTCCCGGAAATAAATTACAGATTTCTATGTCTGAAAGTATATTAATTAAAGACTGCTTCCAGAATGTCAATAGTGTTTCTAGAGAATTGTAAATATGTTTAAAGTGTGTAATATTTAGATGATTAAATTAATTTTATTAATGATGAGAGTATTAAGTTTACCTACCAAAAATAGTTATAACATTTTTCAAGATTGATTTGTAGTTCCACAATAAAATCTCACTAAATTTAGGTAAATACTAAATACAATTTAGAATGGAAAGATTGAGGAAATTGATTATATTAATTGACGATTATGACCTCTTTCGCTTATTGATGCGTGACTTACTGAAAGGGCAAAATTATCAAGTTATTGCAACGGATAATGGCATTACTGGTTTACAGCTAGTACAAGAGCAACAGCCGGATTTAATTATCTGTGATACAGATATGCCAGGGCTGAATGGTTTTGACATCATAGAGAAATTGCACCAGGATTTAAATACTACCAAAATTCCTTTTGTTTTGCTTTCATATATGGCAAACAATACTGAGCGTGAACACGCAATACAATTGGGAGCTACTGCTTATTTAAGCAAATTAACACCACTCAATCAAATAGTGGAAAAAGTTGCAAGCTACTTAAATAATTAAATTTTGCGCCAAATTTTAGTACTGATACAACTAGCTAGAAATAAAATGTTTCTTTCAAACAGGCTCTACAACAAACCAATGAGCTACTATTGGCTTAGTTGCAGCCCTATTGAGTCAGTGGTAGCGGTGGCTGTACAGCGAGAATTAAACAGCCCTATCTCTAGTGAGTCAAAATAATTGGGCTAGGTCGCTAAATATCATACTTAGTTATCTAACTACCTTTCCTATTTTCTGTAATAGCCAAACTTGATACAGTTAAGCTCTCCTAATTGCATACTTCATTCGGGCTGTCATTTGCTAAAGCACAAGATAAATGTTAAAGTAACTGAAGAGGTTTGAAGATGCGAAAATACTTAGATGGTATTTAAGCCAAGTTATTTTAAAGCGGATATTTTTAAAGTCTTGTCTAACCCTGTGCGGATTCAAATCCTAGATACATTAAGAACGGGAGAACAAAGCGTCAACTATATTGCTGAATGGCTGGAGTTGGAAGCTTCCTCTGTGTCTCAGCAATTGGCAGTGCTGCGGAGTCGTAATTTGGTAACAAGCCGCAAGCAGGGAAACTACGTTTTTTACTCCATAAGAGATCCAGCTATTTTCAAAATTCTAGATGCAGCTTTAGAGGTGTTTAATAATCACCTAGTTGAGGTGCGCGACACCCTAGAACAATTGGAATGAATGCGATCGCCGAAAGTTTTGGCATTGCGAAGGTTTATCTGTGTTCGATATTAATCATTTTAAAAATCCGCCACGCTTTCATCACCTTTCCTTGCATTAGCGCAGCAATTCCATTCAATGCCTGAATTTCTACTAAGTTGGGATTTTTAACTAAACTTGGCTGAAGGGATTTTTCGGCTGCAGCTGGTTGCCAATTATAGATTTGGACAAATGCCAAATATGCCCAGGCATAAGGGTTTTCTGAGTCTAATTGAGTTACTTGTTCCAAAGCCGCGATCGCACCATTCGCTTTTTTCTGTAACACGTTTGCTAAAGCCAAAGCATAAGCCCAATCTCGATTTTGTGAAACGTGCTGCAATCGATATTCCAAACTCAGCCGCGCCTGTTCCAAATAATCCTGAGTAGGGTCGTATTGATTGATACGTCCAATTTCTTCAAAAAGTTGCTCTAACGCCTTTGTTCCATGAGGTAAAGTTGCTGCTAACACCTGTAATTGCGTGATTAAATCCAACTCTGGTGCTATTGTAGCAGTTGCTTGTGGGTAGATTTGCAAAGTCACTTTTGGCACAGGAATTGAATAACTTTCCCCAGAAACTCGGTTGAGGTAAATCGCTTCTAAGTTGTAATTTCCTGGTGCAATATCAGCAGGTGGTAACATCGCCATCCTTTCAATCACTTGCAATGTACCTTGGGGTTTGTTTGCACCTGCATGTAAATTTCCCATACCGATACCGCGATCGTGTATCCATGACATTTTGTCATCCGAGGAATGACGCCAAGTCAACAGCACAATACCGTTTTGCAATTCTTCCCAAGCACCATTCCACTCATAAGTTACAGGCACTGGGACTCCTGGTGGGGCTTTTTCTGGCACTGTGACTTGTAACAGGGTAACTTTGGCTTGTGCTTGCTGAGAAACTGGTTTTACTTCTATTGGTGGTATTTGTTGGTGATAAAGCTTGATAGTACCGCTACCGGGCAACTCCCAAGACTTGCTGAGTTGAAAATTGCCACCCTCCTCCACAGTTTTAACCATTACAGCTTGAGCATTCGGTACAGAACCTTGTTTGCCAGTTTTAGTGAGGAACCATGAAAGCGATCGCCCATCTTGTTTGACAAACTTTTTCCTTATTCCCACCTGTCGTCCGTAAACTTGAAAGTTTGCCAACGCCCCATAGTAATTCAAATTGTGCTGGTTGATTTTTGGCGTCGATGGCAATACACCCACTGTGGAACGCAAATATGGTTCTGTTTGGATAATTTGGGCAATTACCTGGCGATGGGGTAATTCTTCTTTCATGTAAGGATAATGCTGAGCATTCGGACTCAAAACTTGTGTCATCCAACTGCCAACACTACCTCCCGCTGGGAACAGATTAAACAACATCAAAAGCACTGCCAAACCAAAAGTACCCCAACGGAGACGCTGTCCCCAGAGACTGCGGAAACGGGTTAAGCCATAGGCTAAAAATACTGAAAGTACTGGTAAATAAGGTAACGTATAGCGTGTATCTTTGTTTGGGTTTAGAGATGAAAGAAAATAAGCACCTACCAAAAATATTGCCAGCCACTTAAGTGAGGATGAAAAGGACATGGGGACGCGGTGACGCGGTGACGCGGTGAATTTTTCTGTCTCCGTGTCCCCGCGTCTGATTGTCACCGCGTCTTTTTCCAATGAGCTTCCCCAGTAAAGTAGCAACGCAAATATTGACACTATTAACAACGGTAAAGAAACCTGATTGGGCAATTGATGCCAGTAATAAGTCCAAGCTTGCAGTGTGTTGAGGGGTGCATCACCCTCAGCAGTAGCAGAGTCTAACGTTGCTCGTTTGCCAGAAGTGAGGATCAGTAACCAATTAGCACGATACCAAGGACTCAATACCAAAACCGACAAGCACAAAGCGCCAATTAACTGCACTAACTGTCCCCAATGGCGTTGACGAAGTGCGCCAAACCCAATCCATACTATCGGTGTGAGCAGAAACAACAACGCCGTCTGCTTCACCATCAACGCCAATCCCAAAGATAAACCGAAAGCTGCTGCCAATAGAAGAGGATGGGGAGATGGGGAGATGGGGAGATGGGGAGATTTTTGACTGTTGACTGTTGACTGTTGACTGTTGACTTTTAATTTCCAAACAGTGAGGCAAAAAAAACTGAAGGTAACAACAGCTGCAAGAGGATAATCGAGGAGAAAATCTAGACGTAATTGATAGAGAGCGGGCATAATTTGGCATAGTGCTGCTGCCCACAAACCCACAGCCTCGCTAATCAATACTGCACCCAATCCATAAACCGAACCTAGTAAAATAGCACTGAATAACAGCATTACCAGTGTGGCTTGATCCGGCCCAGTGCCAAAAATGTTTTGTACTATAGCTGTAACAATGTAAGTTAAGGGCGGTATTTTAGAAGATAGCATCCAAAAATTTTGCCACCACTCACCATCCCACCATTTGGGATCTTGTAAAGCTTGCCAATAGGTCAACGTCCCAGTTAAATAATCCGCCTGATCCCAAGCTGGAATGGAGCGATCTAAGGCTAACCAAATGCGATCGCCCACCGCACCCAGCAGCCAAATTATGCTGAGGATCAGTAAACTTTTATAGCCTTTGCGCGGATATTTTCGATTACTCATGAGTTATGTTGATCTAACTGTTGTTTGTTGATGGATCTTTGTTGTTTGGATAATAGTTGCCAAACAACCAACAACCAACAACCAACAACTAACAAATTTTTTTCCTCATTTTGATATGACGAATATCAGCTTCTTCAAAAACTTCTCCTTCTTCTTGAAAACCTAGCTGCTGATACAAACCTTTTATATACTCTTGGGCATGAATCACCACTTCTGGAATATTTTTGCTAGCTAAAACTAACAGTGCTTTTTCAGTAATTTTCTTGCCAATTCCTTGTCCTCTAGCCATTGGTAAAACAGCTAGCCTTTCTATCTTCGCCGTTTTCTCATCCAAATATCTAATCCTAGCCGTCCCCACACATTCTCCATCTAAATAAGCAATCAACTGCTCACACGTCTCATCTAGACCATCAAAATCTAAATCTTGTTCCACTCCTTGCTCTTTCTGAAATACTTTCCTTCTAATTTCTTGGATGTTCCGAAAATCTTCCGAAGAATCAGCAACTCTAATAATTGAACTCTTCATGAAAATCTCTTGGCGTTCTTTGCGTCTTGGCGGTTCAATTATAAAACAGGGTGGGCATTGCCCACTTCGTGTCTTAGTGTCTTGGTGAGTCCAGCCCCCGTCTTGGCTTCTGCCGAGATGGGGGACTGGCGAACCCGGAGGGTGGTGAAAAAATAAATTTTCTTGAACCACTAAGACACGAAGACACAAAGAAAGCTGATTATTTGGGATTGCACCACCAAAGGGCTAGCATTGCCCACCCTAAAAACTTTACTCTGCCCCTTCAATTGGCGCAAAACCTTGCCGCTGGATATTCTCCGTCACCGTACGCGGTTCTAGGAATTGCAGCAAGTAGTCAGGGCCACCCGCTTTAGAACCAACTCCAGAAAGCTTGAAACCACCAAAGGGTTGCCGTGCAACTATTGCACCTGTGATGGTACGGTTAATGTACAAATTCCCAACTTCAAACTCTTCCTGCGCTGTTTGAATGTGCGAGGGAGTTCGAGAGTAAAGCCCTCCAGTTAGAGCGTAGTTGGTATCGTTGGCAATTGCCAAAGCCTCTGGGAAATTTTTCGCCCTGATTACCGCGACAACGGGACCAAAAATTTCTTGTTGGGCAATTACCGCATTTGGCGATACATCCGAAAAGATCACCGGGCCAATAAAATACCCGTTCTCCGGTGCTGGCAATTCTAAAGCAACTTTTGCTTCTGCTTTACCCTTTTGAATATACTCACGAATGCGATCGCGTGCGTTAGCATCAATCACAGGGCCTACTTGAGTACTGGCTAACTCCGCCTCACCTATATTTAGCGATTTTGTCGCCTCCACAAACCGCTGGACAAAAGTATCGTAAATGGCTGTGTGTACAATCACTCGCGAACAAGCTGAACATTTTTGACCGCTGTAACCAAATGCCGACTGCACAACACCCGCAACTGCCTGGTCTAAATCAGCACTTTCATCAACAATAATTGCATTCTTGCCACCCATCTCGGCAATTACCCGCTTCATATGTTTTTGCAGAGGTTTAAGATTTGCCGCCTCTGCGTAAATTCTACAACCAACCTCTTGCGACCCCGTAAACACAATCATATGAGTATCGGGATGGCTCACCAAGTAAGCACCAACTTGGGAACCCTTACCAGGTACGTATTGAAATACACCTTTGGGGATACCAGCTTCGACTAAAATTTCTGTCAGTTTCGCTGCAATTACTGAGGATGTTTCTGCTGGTTTGAGGAGAGTACAATTACCAGCAACCAAAGCTGCGACAGTCATTCCCGTGGCAATCGCAAGCGGAAAGTTCCAAGGAGAAATCACCACGGCAATTCCCCGAGGCTGGTAAATATAACGGTTTGTCTCGCCGGGAACGTCGTAATTATAACCTTGGTCGAGCCGTTCCATCTCAAGAGCATAGTAGCGACAGAAGTCTATCGCCTCGCTAACTTCTACATCCGCTTCCCGCACTGGTTTACCAACTTCCAACACGATCCAAGCTGCAAGTTCCGCGCGGCGTTGTTCCATCAACTCAGCAGCTTTTCGTAAGATCCCAGCGCGTTGTCTGACGGGTGTTTTGCGCCAACCGGAAAACGCAGCTTTTGCAGCTTGCATCGCTTTTTCTGCTTGTTCAACGCTGATGAGTCCAACTTT harbors:
- a CDS encoding response regulator, whose amino-acid sequence is MKNILVVEGDRYFRNLLCEFLRDNNFHVIEAKNIFMGSYLAKEQYPDLIIYSLEIVEEIGYQTFQKMHDNSTNFQIPLIFLTKNIDISYPLKKVSQMKAGILLKKTVGFSRILEVIQIQLDQDIEDFRFR
- a CDS encoding SulP family inorganic anion transporter, producing MATSDTFEEPQLLRLGRLFGGLRGDLTGGLTAAVVALPLALAFAVASGVEPKAGLYTAIVAGIVAAIFGGSPVQITGPTGAMAVILVGIVAKYGIEKVWIAGVMAGIIQVALGVAKLGRLVKFIPYPVTAGFTNGIAVIIFCGQLNNFFGLQLTRSEHFLSGIWQTVTHVEAVNWAAVVLAMVVVVTKLLWPRINTKIPGSLVGLVLATAIAVYFHLDVPTIGSIPQSLPMPQGIPHWDDFSLIRELINPALALAALGSIESLLSAVVADGMTVSEKHNSDRELIGQGIANIIVPFFGGIPATGAIARTAVNVRSGGKTRLSGVIHGIALAMIVLTLAPLAAKIPLAALAGILMVVSVRMIEWEAIGLLVRATYSDFAVMILTWLVTILFDLVLAVEVGLIAAGVLFIKRMSDLSLAKISETEVFPPGTPLELGKEIAVYRVDGPLFFGAAERFVTFLRDEPEVKYLILRMRFVPNMDTTGLVALEDIYHDLKRHNCRLILTGLQPQVKQLLERSGLLKTIGLSNCFETTTDAICSISPHITGCSQPVATNFQSKELMELND
- a CDS encoding ArsR/SmtB family transcription factor — protein: MLFEPSYFKADFFKVLSNPVRIQILDTLRQGEQNVNYIAEWLEIDASSISQQLGVLRRLNLVTSRKQGNYVFYSIRDQAIFKVLDAALEVFNNHLVDVREALERME
- a CDS encoding response regulator, translating into MIILIDDYDLFRLLMRDLLKGQNYQVIATDNGITGLQLVQEQQPDLIICDTDMPGLNGFDIIEKLHQDLNTTKIPFVLLSYMANNTEREHAIQLGATAYLSKLTPLNQIVEKVASYLNN
- a CDS encoding ArsR/SmtB family transcription factor; its protein translation is MVFKPSYFKADIFKVLSNPVRIQILDTLRTGEQSVNYIAEWLELEASSVSQQLAVLRSRNLVTSRKQGNYVFYSIRDPAIFKILDAALEVFNNHLVEVRDTLEQLE
- a CDS encoding glycosyltransferase family 39 protein, producing the protein MSNRKYPRKGYKSLLILSIIWLLGAVGDRIWLALDRSIPAWDQADYLTGTLTYWQALQDPKWWDGEWWQNFWMLSSKIPPLTYIVTAIVQNIFGTGPDQATLVMLLFSAILLGSVYGLGAVLISEAVGLWAAALCQIMPALYQLRLDFLLDYPLAAVVTFSFFCLTVWKLKVNSQQSTVNSQKSPHLPISPSPHPLLLAAAFGLSLGLALMVKQTALLFLLTPIVWIGFGALRQRHWGQLVQLIGALCLSVLVLSPWYRANWLLILTSGKRATLDSATAEGDAPLNTLQAWTYYWHQLPNQVSLPLLIVSIFALLLYWGSSLEKDAVTIRRGDTETEKFTASPRHRVPMSFSSSLKWLAIFLVGAYFLSSLNPNKDTRYTLPYLPVLSVFLAYGLTRFRSLWGQRLRWGTFGLAVLLMLFNLFPAGGSVGSWMTQVLSPNAQHYPYMKEELPHRQVIAQIIQTEPYLRSTVGVLPSTPKINQHNLNYYGALANFQVYGRQVGIRKKFVKQDGRSLSWFLTKTGKQGSVPNAQAVMVKTVEEGGNFQLSKSWELPGSGTIKLYHQQIPPIEVKPVSQQAQAKVTLLQVTVPEKAPPGVPVPVTYEWNGAWEELQNGIVLLTWRHSSDDKMSWIHDRGIGMGNLHAGANKPQGTLQVIERMAMLPPADIAPGNYNLEAIYLNRVSGESYSIPVPKVTLQIYPQATATIAPELDLITQLQVLAATLPHGTKALEQLFEEIGRINQYDPTQDYLEQARLSLEYRLQHVSQNRDWAYALALANVLQKKANGAIAALEQVTQLDSENPYAWAYLAFVQIYNWQPAAAEKSLQPSLVKNPNLVEIQALNGIAALMQGKVMKAWRIFKMINIEHR
- a CDS encoding GNAT family N-acetyltransferase, coding for MKSSIIRVADSSEDFRNIQEIRRKVFQKEQGVEQDLDFDGLDETCEQLIAYLDGECVGTARIRYLDEKTAKIERLAVLPMARGQGIGKKITEKALLVLASKNIPEVVIHAQEYIKGLYQQLGFQEEGEVFEEADIRHIKMRKKIC